The Xanthomonas indica sequence GCGATTCCCCATTCCCGATTCCCTATTCCCCGCCCTCAAAGCACATAGACGAACAGGAACAGCGCCAGCCACACCACGTCGACGAAGTGCCAGTACCACGCCGCTGCTTCGAAGGCGAAGTGGTTGTCGCGGCTGAAGTGTCCGCGCGTGATCCGCAGCAGCATCACCAGCAGCATGATCGTGCCCAGCAGCACGTGCGCGCCGTGGAAGCCGGTGAGCATGAAGAAGGTGGAGCCGTAGATGCCCGAGCCCAGGGTCAGGTTGAGCTCCTTGTAGGCATGCATGTACTCCTCGGCCTGGAAGTACAGGAAGGTGCAACCCAGCACCACGGTCAGCGCCTGGAACACCATCAGCCGGGTGCGGTGGCCGGCCTTGAGCGCGTGGTGGGCGATGGTCAGGGTCACGCCGGAGCTGAGCAGGATCAGCGTATTGATCAGCGGCAGGCCCCACGCTGGAATCGTCTGGAACTGGCCGCCGATGCCGCCCGGGCCGTTGGTCGGCCAGGCGGCGGAGTAGCCGTCCCACAGCAGCGCGTTGGTCATTACCCCGTCGCCCTCGCCGCCCAGCCACGGCAGGATGAAGGTGCGGGTGTAGAACAGCGCGCCGAAGAAGGCGCCGAAGAACATCACTTCGGAGAAGATGAACCACACCATCCCCATGCGGAACGACACGTCGACCTGGCGGTTGTAGTGCCCGGCGATCGATTCGCGGATCACGTCGCCGAACCACATGAACAAGGTCGCCACCAGCATCGCGATGCCGGTGAAGAAGGTCCACTTGCCCCAGGACGCGTCGTTGAGCCAACTGGCCACGCCGATCATTGTCACGAACATCGCGATCGAGCCGATGAACGGCCAGCGGCTCTGGCTGGGCACGTAATAGGCGTTGGCGGTGGCGTCGGTGCTGGGCTGGGCCATGGCAGGCATTCCGGTCGGGTCAGGGAGCCGCGCGCGCGGAACCGGCCAGTTTCGGCGATCCCAGTTCCGCGCTCAGCGCATCGTTCTTGTAGAAGGTGTAGGACAGGGTGATGGTGGTGATGTCGCGCGGCAGATTCGGATCGACGATGAAGCGCACCGGCATGTCGCGCTTCTCGCCGGCCTGCAGGGTCTGCGCGGTGAAGCAGAAGCACTCGGTCTTGGTGAAGTAGCCGGAGGCGCGCGCCGGCGCCACCGACGGCACCGCGCTGCCGACGATGGCGTGCGCGCCATCGTTGTGCGCGTAGTACAGCGCCTCGTTGAGCTCGCCCGGCACCACCTGCATGGTCAGTTGCTCCGGATGGAACGACCACGGCAGCTTGGAGTTCACCCCGCCATCGAACTGCACCGTCACCGTGCGCTTGCCCGCCAGCGGCTTGCCGGCCTGCGGTCCTTCGCCCGGGCCGCGCTCCAGGCGCACGCCGAACACCTTCTCGCAGGCGATGCGGTACAGCGGCACCAGCGAGAAGGTCAGCAGGAACACCGCCAGCGCCACGCCGACCAGCTTGAACAGCCCGGCGCTGCTGTGCACCTGCGGCGCCGGCGCGTTCATCGGCCCAGCACCCCGGTGAGGATGAAGCCGACGTAGATCGCCAGCGCCACCGCGCCGACCACCAGCGCGGTGCGCGCCGCACGCTTGCGGCGCAGGACCAGGTCGTCGAGCGGCGGTTGCGCGGTCATCAGTGGCTGATGTCGTCGTGAGCCAGGTCGCCGGGCTTGAGCACCGGCGGCAGGGTGAAGGTATGCGCCGGCGCCGGCGACGGCACCGTCCACTCCAGGCCGCGCGCGCCTTCCCACGAGCGCGCTTCGGCGCGCGCGCCGTTGCGCAGCGAGGCGAGCAGGATGCCGGCCATCAGGAACGGGGTGACGAACATGCCGAACGCACCGATCGAGCTGACCAGGTTCCAGTCGGCGAACACCACGTTGTAGTCGGGGATGCGCCGCGGCATGCCGGCCAGGCCGAGGAAGTGCTGCGGGAAGAACAGCAGGTTGACGAACAGCATCGTCCACCAGAAATGGAACTTGGCCCAGGCCTCGTTGTACATGCGCCCGGTCCACTTCGGCCACCAGTAGTACACCGCGGCGATCAGCGCGAACACCGCGCCGGTGACCAGCACGTAGTGGAAGTGTGCGACCACGAAATAGGTGTCGTGGTACTGGAAGTCGGCCGGCACGATCGCCAGCATCAGCCCGGAGAAGCCGCCGATGGTGAACAGGATGACGAAGGCGATGGCCCAAAGCATCGGCGACTCGAAGGTCATCGAGCCCTGCCACATGGTGCTGACCCAGTTGAACACCTTCACCCCGGTGGGGATGGAGATCAGCATGGTGGCGAACATGAAGTAGATCTCGCCGCCCAGCGGCATGCCCACGGTGAACATGTGGTGGGCCCAGACGATGAAGCTCAGGAACGCGATCGCCGCGATCGCGTAGACCATCGCCTGGTAGCCGAACAGCGGCTTGCGGCTGAAGGTCGGGATGATTTCGCTGATCACGCCGAACGCCGGCAGGATCATGATGTAGACCTCGGGGTGCCCGAAGAACCAGAAGATGTGCTGGTACATCACCGGGTCGCCACCGCCGGCGGCGTTGAAGAACGAGGTGCCGAAGAACTTGTCGGTGAGCAGCATGGTCACCGCGCCGGCCAGCACCGGCATCACCGCGATCAGCAGGAACGCGGTGATCAGCCAGGCCCAGCAGAAGATCGGCATCTTCAGCAGGTCGATGCCCGGCGCGCGCATGTTGAGCACGGTGGCGATGATGTTGATCGCGCCCATGATCGAACTGATGCCGGCGACGTGGATGGCGAACACCGAGAACGCGACGTTATAGCCGCCCTGCAGCATCAGCGGCGGATACATGGTCCAGCCACCGGCCGGCGCGCCACCGGGCAGGAACAAGGTCAGCAGCAGCAGGGTGAAGGCCACCGGCAGCAGCCAGAACGACCAGTTGTTCATGCGCGGCAGCGCCATGTCCGGCGCGCCGATCTGCAGCGGGATCATCCAGTTGGCCAGGCCGACGAAGGCCGGCATCACCCCGCCGAAGATCATCACCAGCGCGTGCACGGTGGTCATCTGGTTGAAGAACTCGGGCTTGACGAACTGCAGGCCCGGCTGCGCCAGTTCGGCGCGGATCACCACGCTCATCGCCGCACCGATGACGAACATCGTGAAGCTGAAGAGCAGGTACAGCGTGCCGATGTCCTTGTGGTTGGTGGAGAAGAACCAACGCTCGACGAAGCTCTGCTGATGCCCGTGCTCGTCGTGGTGATCGACTGCCGAATGGGCCATGGCGGCTACCTCAGAAAAGGAATGCTGGAGATCAGACGGCTTGCACGGTCAGGTGCGAGTCGGAACGAGGACGCGACAGCCGCGCCTGCGGCGGCGCCGCCGGCGCCTGGGCATCGGCGGGCGCGGCAGCGGGTGCGGCCGTGGCCGGCGCGGCCGTCGGCGTGGCCGGCGCAGGCGCAGCGGCGGGCGCCGGCTTGCGCGATGCCAGCCACTTCTGGAAGTCCTGCTTGCTCACCGCCTCGACCACGATCGGCATGAAGCCATGATCCTTGCCGCACAGCTCGGCGCACTGGCCGCGGTACACCCCGGGGGTGTCGATGCTGGTCCAGGCCTCGTTGATGATCCCGGGGATGGCGTCCTGCTTCCAGCCCAGCGCCGGCACCCACCAGGCGTGGATGACGTCGTCGGCGGTGATGACGAAGCGCACCTTGGTGTTCACCGGCAGCACCAGCCGGTTGTCCACGTCCAACAGATAGTGCGGGTCGTGCTCGACCGTCGGCACCGCGCCGCTCTGCCGCAGGCGGTCGGAACTGCGCGCCAGGCGGCTGGTGAACGCCACGTTCTCGCCCAGGTATTCGTAGCGCCACATCCACTGGTAGCCGGTGACCTTCACCGTCATCTCGGCATCGCGGGTGTCGTACATCGCGATCAGCTTGGCGGTGGCCGGCCACGCCATCACGATCAGGATCAGCACCGGGATCACCGTCCACACGATCTCGGCCTTGGTGTTGTGGCTGAACTGCGCCGGCACCGCGCCCTTGGACTTGCGGAACTTGAAGATCGCATAGGCCATCGCGCCGAACACCAGCACGCCGATGACCACGCAGACCCACAACGCGACCATGTGCGCGTCGTAGGCGTTGCGCGCGCTCTGGGTGACGCCCCTGCCCATGTTGAGCTGCCACGGCTTGGGATCGGCCGACTGCGCCCACGCCAGCGGTGCGGCCATCGCCGCCGCCAACGCCATCCCGCCCCTGACCGCCTGTTGCACCCACCCGCCGCGTTGCTTCATTGCCTAGACCCCTTGGAGCGTCATCGGTTGCGGCCGGTCACGGCCGCGAGCAAGCCTTCCAGGGTCTGCGCCAGTTGCCGGCGTTCGTCTGGGCCGAGGAACTCGCCGACCCGGACCTGCTTGCCGCTGGATGCCAGCACCACCCTGTCGTCGCCTTCGATCCGCAACCGCACCCAATGCGGATGGGCACGGAACGCCGGCGTTCCTGCATTCGGACGGGTCACTTCCACGCAGGCCGGACCCACCCGGATATCCTCTTCGCGCTCGCCGCCGCGCCACGACCAATGCAGCGCGAGCGCCACCACGATGCTGTGCAACAGAGCGAACGCAGGCGCGAACACGTTGCCGGCGAGCCACCCCAGCCCAGCCACGGCCCACATCGCCCCGGCCAGTGCGACGAACAACAGAACGAATTGCCGGGCATTCAACGCCCGCGGCGGTCGCAGCCGCAGCTGCGTACCCGACCCCTCCGGAGAAAACGGAAACATTTCGATCATGTCGAACCGCGCTTCCGAACCGCTCGCGCCCGAGCCGCGAGCACGCCTGGATGGTAGCCCCGGGCCTGCGCGGCGGCAAGCGCGCGTTCACCACAAAAAATGCTGCAGCGCAACCAGATTCGCGTTCAGCCTGGACGCTGCCGCCGGCATCGCGACGATGCCGGCGACGCCCTGCGCGTGCAGGCGCTGACATAAAATGGTGGGCTCTGTCCCTGGCCTTTCCCGCATGAACGCTCTGCCTGGCGCCGGCTCTGTTCCGGCGATGCCGTCCGCGTCTCCTTCGCCCTTGTTGTCCCCCGAACTCCCACCCGCGCCGCAGGCCCTGCGCGCGGCGATCACCGCCGCCTGGCTCAAGGACGAAGCCGAACACGTTCGCGAACTGCTCGAGCAGGCGCGTCTGCCCGCGGCCGACCAGGCCAAGGTGCAGGCGCTGGCTGCCGACCTGGTCACCCGGGTGCGCGCCCGCGCCCAGGACCAGGGCGCGATCGAAGCCTTCATGCGCCAGTACGACCTCGGCAGCGAGGAAGGTGTGCTGCTGATGTGCGTGGCCGAAGCGCTGCTGCGCATCCCCGACCAGGACACCGCCGACAAGCTGATCCGCGACAAGCTCGGCGATGCGGACTGGAAGAAGCACATGGGCGAGAGCGACTCGATTCTCGTCAATGCCTCGACCTGGGGCCTGATGCTCACCGGCAAGCTGGTGCAGATCAACGATCTCACCCGCGCCGACGTGTCCGGCGCGTTCAAGCGCCTGATCGGCCGCGTCGGCGAGCCGGTGATCCGCCTGGCGGTGCGCCAGGCGATGAAGATCATGGGCCACCAGTTCGTGATGGGCCGAACCATCGGCGAAGCACTGACCCGCTCGAAGAAGGGCGACAACGCCCACTACCGCTATTCGTTCGACATGCTCGGCGAAGGCGCGTTGACCATGAAGGACGCGCAGCGCTACCTCGATGCCTACCGCCAGGCGATCCACGCCATCGGCAAGCATTTCGCCGCGCAGCGCCAGCAGGGCGGCAAGGACGCGGTGTTCGCCGCGCCCAGCATCTCGATCAAGCTCTCGGCGCTGTACCCGCGCTACGAGCACGCCAAGCGCGCGCGGGTGATGGCCGAACTGGTGCCGGGCGTGCTGGAGCTGGCGCAGCTGGCCAAGTCCTACGGCATCGGCTACACGGTCGATGCCGAAGAAGCCGACCGCCTGGAACTGTCGCTGGACATCATCGAGGCCACCTTCTCCGATCCCTCGCTGGACGGCTGGGAGGGCTACGGCCTGGCGGTGCAGGCGTACCAGAAGCGCACCCCGTACACGATCGATTTCCTCGCCGACCTGGCGCGCCGCGTCGGCCGCCGCATCCCGGTGCGCCTGGTCAAGGGCGCGTACTGGGACGCGGAGATCAAGCGCGCGCAGGTCGAGGGTCACCCGGGCTATCCGGTGTTCACCCGCAAGCAGAACACCGACGTGTCCTACCTGGCCTGCGCCAAGCGCCTGTTCGCGCACAGCGACGCGCTGTACCCGATGTTCGCCACCCACAACGCGCAGACCATCGCCGCGGTGCGCGCCATCGCCGGCGGTCGCGACTACGAGCACCAGAAGCTGCACGGCATGGGCGACGACCTCTATGCCGAAGTGATCCCCGCCGATCGCCTCGGCGTGCCCTGCCGCGTGTACGCGCCGGTGGGCTCGCACGAGGACCTGCTGCCCTACCTGGTGCGGCGCCTGCTGGAGAACGGCGCCAACTCCAGCTTCGTCAACCGCATCACCGACGAAGACGTGGCCATCGAAGACCTGATCCGCGACCCGGTCGAGGCCGTGTCCGCATTCGCCTCCATCCCGCATCCGAAGATTCCGCTGCCGGTCGATCTGCTGCGCAGCCAGAACCACAACAGGAAGAACTCCATGGGCGCCAACCTCGCCAACGACAACGATCTGCGCGCGCTGGCCGACCAGCTCAACACCGCGCTCAAGCCCTGGCACGCCGCGCCGCTGGTGCCCGGCGCGGTGATCGCCGGCGATGCGCTGCCGGTCGCCAACCCGGCCGACCGCCGCCAGGTCGTCGGCCACTGGAAGCCGGCCGATGCCGCCACCGTGGAGAAGGCGCTCAGCAATGCCGCAGCCGCCTATCCGGCCTGGAACCGCACCCCGGCCGCCAGCCGCGCCACCATCCTCGAACACGCCGCCGACCTGCTGGAAGCGCGCATGCCCGAGTTCATGGCGCTGTGCGTCAAGGAAGCCGGCAAGACCCTGCCCGACGGCGTGGCCGAAGTGCGCGAGGCGGTGGACTTCCTGCGCTACTACGCCGGCCAGGCGCGCGCGCAGTTCGGTGCGCCCGAGCGCCTGCCCGGGCCGACCGGCGAATCCAACGAACTGCAGCTGCACGGCCGCGGCGTGTTCGTGTGCATCAGCCCGTGGAATTTCCCGCTGGCCATCTTCCTCGGCCAGGTCGCCGCGGCGCTGGCCGCCGGCAACAGCGTCATCGCCAAGCCGGCCGAGCAGACCAACCTGGTCGGCCATGCCGCGGTGAAGCTGCTGCACGAAGCCGGCGTGCCGGAGGCGGTCGTGCAGTTCCTGCCCGGCGACGGCGCCACCGTCGGCGCCGCGCTGACCCGCGACGCGCGCGTGGCCGGCGTCGCCTTCACCGGCTCCACCGAGACCGCCCGCGCGATCAACCGCGCGCTGGCCGCGCGCGATGCCGCCATCGGCGTGCTGATCGCCGAGACCGGCGGCCAGAATGCCTTCATCGCCGATTCCTCGTCGCTGCCCGAGGCAGTGGTCAAGGACGCGATCTCCAGCGCCTTCATCTCCGCCGGCCAGCGCTGCTCGGCCGCGCGCGTGCTGTTCGTGCAGGACGACATCGCCGACAAGGTGATGACCATGCTGGCCGGCGCCATGGCCGAACTGAAGGTCGGCGATCCCGGCCTGCTGTCCACCGACGTCGGCCCGGTGATCGATGCCGACGCGCTGCAGATCCTCACCGATCACGCCGCACGCATGGACCGCGAAGCGCGCGCCATCGCCGTCGCCGCCACCGACGCCACCACCGCGCACGGCAGCTTCTTCGCCCCGCGCGCCTACGAGCTGCAGTCGCTGGCGCAGTTGCAGCGCGAGATCTTCGGCCCGGTACTGCACGTGATCCGCTGGAAGGCCGACCAGCTCGATGCGGTGATCGACCAGATCAACGCCACCGGCTACGGCCTGACCCTGGGCGTGCATTCGCGCATCGACGAGACCATCGAGCGCATCGCCTCGCGCGTGGCGGTGGGCAACGTCTACGTCAACCGCAACCAGATCGGCGCGGTGGTCGGCGTGCAGCCGTTCGGCGGCCAGGGCCTGTCCGGCACCGGTCCCAAGGCCGGCGGCCCGCACTACCTGCTGCGCTTCGCCACCGAGAAGGTGGTGACGGTCAACACCACCGCCGCCGGCGGCAACGCCTCGCTGCTGACTCTGGGCGACTGACCGGCCCACCTCGGCGCAGCGTTCCACCCGGAACCTGCGCCGACCGCCCGGCCTGCCGTGGTGCGCACCGCACGCCGCCGACAGGCACAAAAAAGCCCCGCCGAAGCGGGGCTTTTTTGTGAGCCGTGAAGCGCCTGCGATCAGAACTTGTAGTTGACCGAGGCCGCCAGCACGTTGCCGCTCACGTCGTAGTCGCCGACCAGGGTGTTGCCGGTGGCGCTGGTGGTGGCGATGCTCGGATCGCTGGTGAACAGGTGGGTGTAGCCGAAGCTGTACTCGGACTGCTCGGACGGCTTCCAGGTCAGACCCAGCGAGACCCACTTGCGGCTCGCGTCCGGCACGCGCACGTCGCGGTGACGGTCGGTGGTCGGGGTCTGGTCGTAGGCCAGGCCGCCACGCAGGGTCAGCGTGTCGCTCATGCGGTAGTCGGCGCCCAGCGACACGAAGGTGGTGTCGCGGTACGAGAAGTCCAGCACGCTGTCGGGCTGGTTGGAGGCGAAGTCGACGGTGACCTTGTCGAACTTGCTCCAGGCGGTGCGGGTGACGTCGGCCATCACCGTCCACTGCTCGTTGATGTTGTGGGTGAAGCTGGCGGTGGCGCTGGCCGGCAGCTTGACCGTGGCGCGGCCCTTGGTGTCGACGAAGGTGCCCGGCGCGGCGACGGCCAGCACGGTGGCGGCATTGCCCGGCACGGTGAAGTCGGCGTCGCCGCCGGTGATCTTGTGCTCGACCTGCGAGCGGTAGCTGAAGCCGATGTGGGTATTCTCGTCGATGCTGAACAGGCCGCCGAGGGTGAAGCCGACCTCGGTGTTGTCGCCCTTGATGCGCGAGAAGCCGTCGGCGCTGCCCGGCGCGAAGCCCGGCACGCGGCGCGAGGCCAGGATGGTGCCGAAGTCGATGGCGTTGCTCAGATCGATGTCCAGGCGCTCGGCGAACACCGACGCGCCGAACGACACGTACGGGTTGACGTCGTAGGAGAAGGCGAAGTTCAGGTCGATCGCCTGCAGCTCGGTCTTCACGCCGTTGTAGCGGCCGACCCAGTCGCGGTCGTATTCGGTCTTGAAGCCGAACGGCACGGTCAGCGAGGTGCCGAAGTGCATGTTGTTGTTTTCGCCGAACGGCATGTGGAAGTACGCCGCCGGGACCGGCGCGATCATGCCGGCGTCGCCGCCGCGGCCGCCGGAGATCGGCGCGCCGGTGGCGTAGGTGCCGCCGTCGCCCTGGTACTTGGCCGAGAACTGGATGGCGCTGACATCGGCCTGGAACACCTTGCCGTCGAGCTGGCGCATGCCGGCCGGGTTCACGGCGATGATCGAGGCGTCGCCCGGGGCGCTGCCGGAGCCGGCAAAGGCGCGGCCCAGGCCCTTGGCGCTGTTCTCCTTGAGCTGGAACGCGGCGCCGTGCGCCTGGCCCATGGCCAGCGCGCCGACGATGCCGACGGCCAGAGCGGTGAAACGGACGAACTGGGTTGCGTTTTGCATGACTAGTTTTTCTCCGGAAGACGAATTGTCTGTGTTCGCGCCTGCGCAAGCCCGGGCCGCAAAGACCCAGGAATGCGCGCCGGAGTCCCCTCCCGACATACGACGCCGTATGCGAGTATACGCCTCCGCGTTAACTCAACAATAACGACATGATACGTTCAGGTTCGTGTGGAGTCGGCGTGCGTTCAGCCGGATGAAGCCGTTATCGTGGCGTCCCTGGCAGTCTTCAGCTCCCCTTCCCTCGCATGTTCGTTTCCATCCCCTCCCGCGAGCGCACCACGTTGCGCTGGGCCACCCCGCTGCTGTTCGCGGCAATGTGGCTGGCCTTCCTGTGGTCGATCAGCCGCCCCGACGAGGCGCGCGCGACCCTGTGGCTGGACTGGGGCGCGCTCTCGGCCGGGGTCGGCAGCCCGCGCGACTGGCTGGCGACGGTGCAGGACGGCAGTGTGCTGCGCCTGTTCACCGCGCTGTTCCTGCACGCCGACTGGTCGCACCTGCTCGGCAACCTGGTGTTCCTGCTGATCTTCGGCCTGCCGGCCGAGCGCGTGCTGGGGCCGTGGCGGTTCCTGCTGCTGTTCCTGGGCGGCGGGGCGATCTCCAACCTGGCCGCGGTGTTCGCGATCGGCACACCTGACCGGGTGATCATCGGCGCCAGCGGTGCGGTCTCGGCCCTGATCGGCACCTACCTGGCGCTGTTCCCGCGGGCCAAGCTCGGCGTGGTGCTGCCGCTGGGGCTGTTCCTGGAATTCGTGCGCGCCCCGGCCTCGCTGCTGATCGGCACCTGGGCGGCGCTGCAGGTGGTGTTCGCCTACATCGGCCCGGCGTTCGGCATGGTGGCGTGGTCGGCGCACCTGGCCGGCTTCGCCTTCGGCATGGTCTACGGGCTCTACGTGCGCGCGGCGATCGCGCGGCGGCTGCGCAAGCGCAAGGGGTTCTGAGCCGCGTGCGGGGATGGCCGCGCCTTATACTGCGGGCATGTTCAAGCACCTGTACAAAGTGACCTTCCTCAACCACGGCAAGGTCTACGAGCTGTACTGCCGGCACGTCGGCAGCAGCCACCTGTGGGGCTTCACCGAGATCGGCACCCTGGTGTTCGACGTGCACGACGGGCTGGTGATCGATCCCACCGAGGAACGCCTGCGCGAGGAGTTCGGCGCCACCAAGACGCTGCACCTGCCGATGCAGAGCATCGTGCGCATCGAGGAAGTGGAGAAGAAGGGCCAATCGACGATCCGCGACGCGGCCACCGGCGAGAAGGTGGTCACGCCGTTCCCGATGCCCGGCAAGCCGCGCTGAGCGCATGCGCATCCTGGTTGCCGACGACTATCAGGATGCGGTGCGTCACCTGCGCTGCTTCGCGCGCCTGCAGGCGCACAGCGTGCAGGTGCTGACCGCGTTGGCGCCCGACCGCGCGACCTTCGTTCGCCACGCCGCCGAGGCCGAGGCGCTGGTGCTGATCCGCGAGCGCACCCGCATCGACGCCGCGCTGCTGGCGCAACTGCCGACGCTGCGCCTGATCAGCCAGACCGGCCGGATCGGCGAGCACATCGACCTGGCCGCCTGCACCGCGCGCGGTGTGGCCGTGGCCGAAGGTGTCGGTTCGCCGGTGGCGCCGGCGGAACTGACCTGGGTGCTGCTGATGGCCGCCAGCCGGCGCTTGCCCGCCTACCGCGATGCGCTGCTGGCCGGACACTGGCAGGTCACAGCGATGCGCAGCTCGGCCGCAGCCTGGACGGCCTGACGCTGGGCATCTGGAGCTACGGCAAAATCGGCCGTCGCGTCGCCGCCTATGGGCGTGCCTTCGGCATGCAGGTGCAGGTATGGGGCAGCGAGGACAGTTGTGCGCAGGCACGCGCAGACGGCTTTGCGGTCGCCGCCAGCCGCGAGGCGCTGTTCGCCGAGAGCGATGTCCTCAGCTTGCATCGCCGCCTGGTCGCGGCCACCCGCCACCAGATCGGGCTGGACGACCTGCTGCG is a genomic window containing:
- the ctaD gene encoding cytochrome c oxidase subunit I encodes the protein MAHSAVDHHDEHGHQQSFVERWFFSTNHKDIGTLYLLFSFTMFVIGAAMSVVIRAELAQPGLQFVKPEFFNQMTTVHALVMIFGGVMPAFVGLANWMIPLQIGAPDMALPRMNNWSFWLLPVAFTLLLLTLFLPGGAPAGGWTMYPPLMLQGGYNVAFSVFAIHVAGISSIMGAINIIATVLNMRAPGIDLLKMPIFCWAWLITAFLLIAVMPVLAGAVTMLLTDKFFGTSFFNAAGGGDPVMYQHIFWFFGHPEVYIMILPAFGVISEIIPTFSRKPLFGYQAMVYAIAAIAFLSFIVWAHHMFTVGMPLGGEIYFMFATMLISIPTGVKVFNWVSTMWQGSMTFESPMLWAIAFVILFTIGGFSGLMLAIVPADFQYHDTYFVVAHFHYVLVTGAVFALIAAVYYWWPKWTGRMYNEAWAKFHFWWTMLFVNLLFFPQHFLGLAGMPRRIPDYNVVFADWNLVSSIGAFGMFVTPFLMAGILLASLRNGARAEARSWEGARGLEWTVPSPAPAHTFTLPPVLKPGDLAHDDISH
- a CDS encoding cytochrome c oxidase assembly protein; translation: MNAPAPQVHSSAGLFKLVGVALAVFLLTFSLVPLYRIACEKVFGVRLERGPGEGPQAGKPLAGKRTVTVQFDGGVNSKLPWSFHPEQLTMQVVPGELNEALYYAHNDGAHAIVGSAVPSVAPARASGYFTKTECFCFTAQTLQAGEKRDMPVRFIVDPNLPRDITTITLSYTFYKNDALSAELGSPKLAGSARAAP
- a CDS encoding cytochrome c oxidase subunit 3, whose product is MAQPSTDATANAYYVPSQSRWPFIGSIAMFVTMIGVASWLNDASWGKWTFFTGIAMLVATLFMWFGDVIRESIAGHYNRQVDVSFRMGMVWFIFSEVMFFGAFFGALFYTRTFILPWLGGEGDGVMTNALLWDGYSAAWPTNGPGGIGGQFQTIPAWGLPLINTLILLSSGVTLTIAHHALKAGHRTRLMVFQALTVVLGCTFLYFQAEEYMHAYKELNLTLGSGIYGSTFFMLTGFHGAHVLLGTIMLLVMLLRITRGHFSRDNHFAFEAAAWYWHFVDVVWLALFLFVYVL
- the putA gene encoding bifunctional proline dehydrogenase/L-glutamate gamma-semialdehyde dehydrogenase PutA, whose product is MPSASPSPLLSPELPPAPQALRAAITAAWLKDEAEHVRELLEQARLPAADQAKVQALAADLVTRVRARAQDQGAIEAFMRQYDLGSEEGVLLMCVAEALLRIPDQDTADKLIRDKLGDADWKKHMGESDSILVNASTWGLMLTGKLVQINDLTRADVSGAFKRLIGRVGEPVIRLAVRQAMKIMGHQFVMGRTIGEALTRSKKGDNAHYRYSFDMLGEGALTMKDAQRYLDAYRQAIHAIGKHFAAQRQQGGKDAVFAAPSISIKLSALYPRYEHAKRARVMAELVPGVLELAQLAKSYGIGYTVDAEEADRLELSLDIIEATFSDPSLDGWEGYGLAVQAYQKRTPYTIDFLADLARRVGRRIPVRLVKGAYWDAEIKRAQVEGHPGYPVFTRKQNTDVSYLACAKRLFAHSDALYPMFATHNAQTIAAVRAIAGGRDYEHQKLHGMGDDLYAEVIPADRLGVPCRVYAPVGSHEDLLPYLVRRLLENGANSSFVNRITDEDVAIEDLIRDPVEAVSAFASIPHPKIPLPVDLLRSQNHNRKNSMGANLANDNDLRALADQLNTALKPWHAAPLVPGAVIAGDALPVANPADRRQVVGHWKPADAATVEKALSNAAAAYPAWNRTPAASRATILEHAADLLEARMPEFMALCVKEAGKTLPDGVAEVREAVDFLRYYAGQARAQFGAPERLPGPTGESNELQLHGRGVFVCISPWNFPLAIFLGQVAAALAAGNSVIAKPAEQTNLVGHAAVKLLHEAGVPEAVVQFLPGDGATVGAALTRDARVAGVAFTGSTETARAINRALAARDAAIGVLIAETGGQNAFIADSSSLPEAVVKDAISSAFISAGQRCSAARVLFVQDDIADKVMTMLAGAMAELKVGDPGLLSTDVGPVIDADALQILTDHAARMDREARAIAVAATDATTAHGSFFAPRAYELQSLAQLQREIFGPVLHVIRWKADQLDAVIDQINATGYGLTLGVHSRIDETIERIASRVAVGNVYVNRNQIGAVVGVQPFGGQGLSGTGPKAGGPHYLLRFATEKVVTVNTTAAGGNASLLTLGD
- a CDS encoding DUF1820 family protein; amino-acid sequence: MFKHLYKVTFLNHGKVYELYCRHVGSSHLWGFTEIGTLVFDVHDGLVIDPTEERLREEFGATKTLHLPMQSIVRIEEVEKKGQSTIRDAATGEKVVTPFPMPGKPR
- a CDS encoding rhomboid family intramembrane serine protease; protein product: MFVSIPSRERTTLRWATPLLFAAMWLAFLWSISRPDEARATLWLDWGALSAGVGSPRDWLATVQDGSVLRLFTALFLHADWSHLLGNLVFLLIFGLPAERVLGPWRFLLLFLGGGAISNLAAVFAIGTPDRVIIGASGAVSALIGTYLALFPRAKLGVVLPLGLFLEFVRAPASLLIGTWAALQVVFAYIGPAFGMVAWSAHLAGFAFGMVYGLYVRAAIARRLRKRKGF
- a CDS encoding outer membrane protein transport protein, translating into MQNATQFVRFTALAVGIVGALAMGQAHGAAFQLKENSAKGLGRAFAGSGSAPGDASIIAVNPAGMRQLDGKVFQADVSAIQFSAKYQGDGGTYATGAPISGGRGGDAGMIAPVPAAYFHMPFGENNNMHFGTSLTVPFGFKTEYDRDWVGRYNGVKTELQAIDLNFAFSYDVNPYVSFGASVFAERLDIDLSNAIDFGTILASRRVPGFAPGSADGFSRIKGDNTEVGFTLGGLFSIDENTHIGFSYRSQVEHKITGGDADFTVPGNAATVLAVAAPGTFVDTKGRATVKLPASATASFTHNINEQWTVMADVTRTAWSKFDKVTVDFASNQPDSVLDFSYRDTTFVSLGADYRMSDTLTLRGGLAYDQTPTTDRHRDVRVPDASRKWVSLGLTWKPSEQSEYSFGYTHLFTSDPSIATTSATGNTLVGDYDVSGNVLAASVNYKF
- a CDS encoding DUF2244 domain-containing protein, which produces MIEMFPFSPEGSGTQLRLRPPRALNARQFVLLFVALAGAMWAVAGLGWLAGNVFAPAFALLHSIVVALALHWSWRGGEREEDIRVGPACVEVTRPNAGTPAFRAHPHWVRLRIEGDDRVVLASSGKQVRVGEFLGPDERRQLAQTLEGLLAAVTGRNR
- the coxB gene encoding cytochrome c oxidase subunit II, producing the protein MKQRGGWVQQAVRGGMALAAAMAAPLAWAQSADPKPWQLNMGRGVTQSARNAYDAHMVALWVCVVIGVLVFGAMAYAIFKFRKSKGAVPAQFSHNTKAEIVWTVIPVLILIVMAWPATAKLIAMYDTRDAEMTVKVTGYQWMWRYEYLGENVAFTSRLARSSDRLRQSGAVPTVEHDPHYLLDVDNRLVLPVNTKVRFVITADDVIHAWWVPALGWKQDAIPGIINEAWTSIDTPGVYRGQCAELCGKDHGFMPIVVEAVSKQDFQKWLASRKPAPAAAPAPATPTAAPATAAPAAAPADAQAPAAPPQARLSRPRSDSHLTVQAV